GCCTTGGTATCGTGTTCATACCGTCGTATTGAATGATCCCGGTCGTTTGATTTCTGTCCATATAATGCATACAGCTCTGGTTGCTGGTTGGGCCGGTTCGATGGCTCTATACGAATTAGCAGTTTTTGATCCTTCTGATCCTGTTCTTGATCCAATGTGGAGACAGGGTATGTTCGTTATACCCTTCATGACTCGTTTAGGAATAACCAATTCATGGGGCGGTTGGAGTATCACAGGGGGTACTGTAACGAATCCGGGTATTTGGAGTTACGAAGGTGTGGCCGGGGCACATATTGTGTTTTCGGGCTTGTGCTTTTTGGCAGCTATCTGGCATTGGGTGTATTGGGATCTAGAAATATTTACTGATGAACGTACAGGAAAACCCTCTTTGGATTTGCCTAAGATCTTTGGAATTCATTTATTTCTATCAGGGGTGGCTTGCTTTGGTTTTGGTGCATTTCATGTAACAGGATTGTATGGTCCTGGAATATGGGTGTCCGATCCTTATGGACTAACTGGAAGGGTACAATCCGTAAATCCAGCGTGGGGTGTGGAGGGTTTTGATCCTTTTGTTCCGGGAGGAATAGCCTCTCATCATATTGCAGCAGGGACCTTGGGCATATTGGCGGGTCTATTCCATCTTAGTGTACGTCCACCTCAACGCCTATACAAAGGATTACGTATGGGAAATATTGAAACCGTCCTTTCCAGTAGTATTGCTGCTGTCTTTTTTGCCGCTTTTGTAGTTGCTGGAACTATGTGGTATGGTTCAGCAACTACCCCGATTGAATTATTTGGTCCCACTCGTTATCAATGGGATCAAGGATACTTCCAACAAGAAATATATCGAAGAATTGGTGCTGGGTTGGCTGAAAATCAAAGTTTATCTGAAGCTTGGTCTAAAATTCCCGAAAAACTAGCTTTTTATGATTACATCGGCAATAATCCGGCAAAGGGGGGGTTATTCAGAGCGGGCTCAATGGACAACGGGGATGGAATAGCTGTTGGGTGGTTAGGACATCCTATCTTTAGAGATAAAGAGGGGCGCGAACTTTTTGTACGTCGTATGCCTACTTTTTTTGAAACATTTCCGGTTGTTTTGGTAGACGGAGACGGAATTGTTAGAGCCGATGTTCCTTTTAGAAGGGCGGAATCTAAATATAGTGTCGAACAAGT
Above is a window of Malus sylvestris isolate BBL-3571246 chloroplast, complete genome DNA encoding:
- the psbB gene encoding photosystem II CP47 chlorophyll apoprotein: MGLPWYRVHTVVLNDPGRLISVHIMHTALVAGWAGSMALYELAVFDPSDPVLDPMWRQGMFVIPFMTRLGITNSWGGWSITGGTVTNPGIWSYEGVAGAHIVFSGLCFLAAIWHWVYWDLEIFTDERTGKPSLDLPKIFGIHLFLSGVACFGFGAFHVTGLYGPGIWVSDPYGLTGRVQSVNPAWGVEGFDPFVPGGIASHHIAAGTLGILAGLFHLSVRPPQRLYKGLRMGNIETVLSSSIAAVFFAAFVVAGTMWYGSATTPIELFGPTRYQWDQGYFQQEIYRRIGAGLAENQSLSEAWSKIPEKLAFYDYIGNNPAKGGLFRAGSMDNGDGIAVGWLGHPIFRDKEGRELFVRRMPTFFETFPVVLVDGDGIVRADVPFRRAESKYSVEQVGVTVEFYGGELNGVSYSDPATVKKYARRAQLGEIFELDRATLKSDGVFRSSPRGWFTFGHASFALLFFFGHIWHGARTLFRDVFAGIDPDLDAQVEFGAFQKLGDPTTRRQVV